A DNA window from Fragaria vesca subsp. vesca linkage group LG3, FraVesHawaii_1.0, whole genome shotgun sequence contains the following coding sequences:
- the LOC101303792 gene encoding putative pre-mRNA-splicing factor ATP-dependent RNA helicase DHX16-like — protein MASSSCPVQVPCESGKSDSDKKRYRSSEENDDEIIVSLEQDENQERQVKKMPNSEDDDDDGQVHIIKEKLQEERKSLRIYECRDSLLECVGSNQVAIIVGEAGCGKTTQIPQYIYEAGYGEKGRIGCTQPYEFATRSAAARVSQEMGVKLGHHVVGYSIPFEDCTSENTVLRYMSDETLLHQLCGEPDLISYGVLMVDDAHERTLSTDILVGLLKDILRFRTNLKLLISTATIDCALKFSQFFDLAPILDIRKVKHAHNTEHVFCLNAAMIHTSGDTLVFLPDREEIEVTVDELQQRFPHQLSIRPFYENMSPELEALFSAPTPQGLRKVVLATSIAETFWPTKAGVDYVIDSGECLIKKYDPITDMESLEVTGISKASAMLRANPLFGKCIRMPPRQDHHNNDPHNIPLPVKRSNLANVVLTLRHLGVNDLTHFDFLDPPEAEALSKALEVLYALGALENKGQLTEVGELTVVGELMAQFPLDAMLSKAIVASYQYKCSAEIISIVAMLSACDHSSIFYRPDENQADADNARMRFHFGNVGDHIALLKVYNEWKDSNYSSQWCDENYIQARTMKRARDIRDQLERLLKKQVRIELFSNPLCIESIKKAITSGFFPHCAKLHHGSYRRVKQSPSTLHINQSSGMAEVFPRWVLYHELEMDLETTDQYMRHVTEINPEWLLEIAPHYYQYQLEDITD, from the coding sequence ATGGCGTCGTCGTCGTGTCCTGTGCAAGTGCCCTGTGAGTCCGGCAAATCGGATTCCGATAAGAAACGGTACAGGAGTAGCGAAGAGAATGATGATGAGATTATTGTTTCACTGGAGCAAGACGAAAATCAAGAGAGACAGGTTAAAAAGATGCCAAATAGTGAAGATGATGATGATGATGGGCAAGTGCATATCATCAAGGAGAAGCTCCAAGAAGAGAGAAAATCATTACGTATCTACGAGTGTCGTGATTCATTGTTGGAATGTGTGGGTAGTAATCAGGTTGCTATTATCGTTGGCGAAGCTGGGTGTGGAAAAACTACACAGATACCTCAATATATATACGAGGCTGGATATGGTGAAAAAGGAAGGATTGGATGCACTCAACCATATGAATTTGCTACCCGGAGTGCTGCTGCTAGAGTCTCTCAAGAAATGGGTGTCAAGCTAGGGCATCATGTTGTGGGCTATTCCATACCTTTCGAAGATTGCACATCTGAAAACACTGTTTTGAGATACATGAGTGATGAGACGTTGTTGCATCAACTCTGTGGAGAACCAGATTTGATAAGCTATGGTGTGTTGATGGTGGACGATGCCCATGAGAGAACACTCTCAACTGATATACTGGTTGGATTATTGAAGGACATTCTGCGGTTTAGAACCAACCTTAAACTGCTTATCTCAACAGCAACTATTGATTGTGCCTTAAAGTTCAGTCAATTTTTTGATCTAGCTCCAATTTTGGACATTCGAAAAGTGAAACATGCTCACAACACCGAACATGTTTTCTGCTTGAATGCAGCTATGATTCACACAAGTGGAGATACATTGGTGTTTCTGCCTGATCGAGAAGAGATAGAAGTAACAGTCGACGAATTGCAGCAGCGATTTCCTCATCAGCTCTCTATCCGCCCTTTTTATGAAAACATGTCTCCCGAGCTTGAAGCATTGTTTTCTGCGCCCACACCTCAAGGGCTCAGGAAGGTTGTCCTTGCCACAAGCATAGCTGAAACATTTTGGCCGACTAAAGCTGGCGTCGATTATGTGATCGACTCGGGGGAGTGCCTGATTAAGAAGTATGATCCAATCACTGACATGGAGTCGTTAGAAGTAACTGGCATCTCAAAAGCATCAGCTATGCTAAGGGCAAATCCACTCTTTGGCAAGTGCATCCGAATGCCTCCTCGACAGGATCATCACAACAATGATCCTCACAACATTCCATTGCCAGTAAAACGTAGCAACCTCGCCAATGTTGTTCTTACTCTTCGGCATCTAGGGGTTAATGACTTGACACATTTTGATTTTTTGGACCCTCCAGAGGCTGAAGCGCTAAGTAAAGCCTTGGAAGTATTATATGCACTCGGTGCATTAGAGAATAAAGGCCAACTTACTGAGGTTGGAGAACTTACTGTGGTGGGAGAACTGATGGCACAGTTCCCTCTGGATGCAATGCTGTCTAAGGCGATAGTTGCTTCGTATCAGTACAAGTGCTCAGCTGAGATAATTTCGATTGTTGCCATGCTTTCCGCCTGTGATCACAGTTCAATCTTTTATCGTCCAGATGAAAATCAAGCCGATGCCGACAATGCACGAATGCGTTTTCACTTTGGGAATGTAGGAGATCACATTGCATTACTCAAGGTTTATAACGAATGGAAAGACTCAAACTATTCATCCCAATGGTGCGATGAAAACTACATACAAGCAAGGACCATGAAAAGAGCAAGAGATATAAGGGACCAACTTGAGCGGCTCTTGAAGAAGCAGGTCAGGATTGAGCTCTTCTCAAATCCCCTTTGTATAGAGTCTATAAAGAAAGCAATTACATCTGGTTTCTTCCCTCACTGTGCAAAGCTGCATCACGGATCATACAGAAGAGTCAAACAGTCGCCAAGTACTCTCCATATAAACCAAAGCTCAGGGATGGCAGAAGTGTTTCCCAGATGGGTTTTATACCATGAGTTGGAGATGGACCTCGAAACTACTGATCAATACATGAGACATGTAACGGAGATAAATCCGGAGTGGTTGCTGGAAATAGCTCCACATTATTACCAGTACCAGCTAGAAGATATCACAGATTAG